The Sphingobacteriaceae bacterium genome has a segment encoding these proteins:
- the dnaN gene encoding DNA polymerase III subunit beta: protein MNFVVSTSSLLKHLKAIGGVLNTNNTIPILDCFLFELHKGELTLSASDMETTITTSIKVDSNESGSIAIPAKTLMEALSNLPEQPISFIVDKTKQSVKLKTETGDYNISGQKGEEYPKLAKLESQTSMVIKSDVLANAINKTIFATGNDDLRPVMSGVFCQFNENNTIFVATDAHKLVRYTRNDAKAGTAASFIMPKKPLHVLKTLLAGVDDAVKIEFNKTNALFNFGNIKLICRLIDGKYPNYEAVIPKQNPNKLTIDRSAFLGALKRVSVFSNKATHQIRVKVTGSQLRVSAEDLDFANEGHETLTCTYVGEDMEIGFNSRFLVEMVSNLESDEIILEMSAPNRAGIILPNNKANPAEDVLMLVMPVMLNN, encoded by the coding sequence ATGAATTTTGTAGTATCAACCTCTTCCCTCCTCAAACACTTAAAAGCTATTGGAGGCGTTTTAAATACAAACAACACAATTCCTATTTTGGATTGTTTTCTTTTTGAGTTGCATAAAGGTGAATTAACTTTATCGGCAAGTGATATGGAAACAACAATCACCACGTCAATAAAAGTAGATTCCAACGAAAGCGGAAGTATTGCCATTCCGGCTAAAACCTTAATGGAAGCTTTATCCAATTTACCAGAGCAGCCTATTTCGTTTATTGTAGATAAAACTAAACAGTCTGTAAAACTAAAAACGGAAACAGGAGATTATAATATCAGTGGGCAAAAGGGAGAAGAGTATCCGAAATTGGCTAAGCTTGAGTCGCAAACTTCTATGGTAATTAAAAGCGATGTATTAGCAAATGCTATAAATAAAACCATTTTTGCTACAGGAAATGATGACTTACGACCAGTGATGAGCGGTGTGTTTTGTCAATTCAATGAAAACAATACTATTTTTGTTGCTACTGATGCTCATAAATTAGTTCGTTATACGCGTAATGACGCAAAGGCAGGAACAGCCGCAAGTTTTATTATGCCTAAAAAACCATTACATGTTTTAAAAACATTATTGGCTGGCGTTGATGATGCGGTTAAAATTGAATTTAATAAAACAAATGCCTTGTTCAACTTTGGGAATATTAAATTGATTTGTCGTTTAATTGATGGTAAGTATCCAAACTACGAAGCAGTAATTCCAAAACAAAATCCAAACAAATTAACAATAGACAGAAGTGCGTTTTTAGGTGCGTTAAAAAGAGTAAGTGTATTTTCAAATAAGGCTACACACCAAATCCGTGTTAAAGTAACAGGAAGTCAGTTGAGAGTAAGTGCAGAAGATTTGGATTTTGCAAATGAAGGTCACGAAACATTAACTTGTACTTATGTTGGTGAAGACATGGAAATTGGTTTTAATTCTAGATTTTTGGTTGAAATGGTAAGTAATTTAGAATCGGATGAAATTATACTAGAAATGAGCGCACCTAATCGTGCCGGAATTATTTTACCAAACAATAAAGCTAATCCGGCCGAAGATGTATTGATGTTGGTTATGCCAGTTATGTTAAACAATTAA
- a CDS encoding DUF4340 domain-containing protein: protein MSKKSTKILLAVFSITIICAIIIYKKKGKASTVDSAARDFKIKDTASITRIFIADKEGDKSNLQRTKSGWIVNDKYPCRTDAILNLMEAIRNVEVKMPVNKKALDNVIKVMASSALKIEIYNGDELVKQYYIGHETPDSEGSYMLLTDIDSGENFDEPFVCFIPGFVGYLIPRYIAKESEWRDRTVINFIPPQIKSITVKYTQSPDSSFGIQLTDTKTFSLLDSEGKQLPFDEFKMKQYIAYFQNLQYEGLITGVNKKLEDSLHKVGPFAIVTVNENNFRQSAYKFYYKKASPMLAMEHGVKYDYDPDRMFLRFENDKEWALVQNFVFGKLLINSNYFLPATVKK, encoded by the coding sequence ATGAGTAAAAAATCTACAAAAATATTATTGGCAGTTTTTAGTATCACTATTATTTGCGCAATAATAATTTACAAAAAAAAGGGTAAAGCAAGCACAGTGGACAGTGCCGCTCGAGATTTTAAAATTAAGGACACCGCTTCCATTACCAGAATTTTCATTGCCGATAAAGAAGGTGATAAAAGTAATTTACAGAGAACAAAATCCGGATGGATAGTAAATGATAAGTACCCCTGCAGAACGGATGCCATATTAAACTTAATGGAAGCCATCCGGAATGTTGAAGTGAAAATGCCTGTGAATAAAAAAGCATTGGATAACGTGATCAAAGTTATGGCTTCAAGTGCCTTAAAGATTGAAATTTATAATGGGGATGAGTTGGTTAAACAATATTATATTGGACATGAAACTCCGGATTCAGAAGGGTCGTACATGCTTTTAACGGATATCGATTCCGGTGAAAATTTTGACGAACCCTTTGTTTGTTTTATTCCCGGCTTTGTTGGTTATCTTATTCCGCGTTATATCGCAAAAGAAAGTGAGTGGAGAGACAGAACGGTTATTAATTTTATTCCTCCTCAGATTAAAAGCATCACGGTTAAATACACGCAATCACCCGATTCCTCATTTGGAATTCAGCTTACGGATACCAAAACCTTTTCTTTGTTAGATTCAGAAGGCAAACAATTGCCTTTTGATGAATTTAAAATGAAACAATACATTGCCTATTTTCAAAATCTACAATATGAGGGATTAATTACAGGCGTAAATAAAAAACTAGAGGACTCTCTCCACAAAGTAGGGCCATTTGCAATTGTAACCGTTAACGAGAATAATTTTAGGCAGTCTGCATATAAGTTTTATTACAAAAAAGCTTCACCCATGTTAGCGATGGAACATGGTGTAAAGTATGACTATGATCCAGACCGAATGTTTTTAAGATTTGAAAACGACAAAGAATGGGCCCTGGTTCAAAATTTTGTATTTGGTAAACTGCTTATTAATTCCAATTATTTTTTACCCGCAACTGTTAAAAAGTAG